The following proteins come from a genomic window of Actinopolyspora saharensis:
- a CDS encoding amidohydrolase family protein, giving the protein MQQLLSAHQLLVGPRGQRFSPGALLIDDDRITAVGTLAEVEQRAAPDAHRLDHPQATILPGLVNGHVHLGFDSGADPAAALRASTDEELLAAMGQRARLHLAAGVTTIRDLGDRDGLITELRRSVERGEVAGPRIRAACAPLTPPGGHCSFLGGEVSGPEQIRSRVRDNARRGADVIKVMANGGQTSPDGPRMTDAQFTPHELSLIVEQAHALGLPVAVHAYTSEVIAAAVEVGVDTVEHCTFMGPDGAVDLRDSVAATMAARDIAASPALPSQWRAMWDKLGPERSQRIAERLRWLRDHGVPLLFGSDAGVPVSHHGDPVSTLELYEHIGVPPEQILELATTASARGLGLAAETGALRPGLAADVVVVDGDPLVDLQKLREPALVLSAGRAFPDGRPSHL; this is encoded by the coding sequence GTGCAGCAACTATTGAGCGCTCATCAACTGCTGGTCGGACCGCGCGGACAACGCTTCTCCCCCGGTGCCCTGCTGATCGACGACGACAGGATCACCGCGGTCGGCACGCTCGCCGAGGTCGAGCAGCGGGCCGCTCCCGACGCACACCGGCTGGACCATCCACAGGCGACGATTCTGCCCGGTCTGGTCAACGGCCACGTGCACCTCGGCTTCGACTCCGGCGCGGACCCGGCCGCCGCGCTGCGCGCCTCCACCGACGAGGAGCTGCTCGCGGCGATGGGGCAGCGGGCCCGCCTGCACCTGGCGGCCGGGGTGACCACCATCCGCGACCTGGGGGACCGGGACGGGTTGATCACCGAGCTGCGCCGCTCCGTCGAGCGCGGCGAGGTCGCCGGCCCGCGGATCCGGGCCGCCTGCGCTCCCCTGACCCCGCCCGGAGGGCACTGCTCCTTCCTCGGCGGCGAAGTGTCCGGTCCCGAACAGATCCGTTCCCGGGTGCGCGACAACGCGCGCCGCGGCGCCGACGTGATCAAGGTGATGGCCAACGGGGGCCAGACGAGTCCCGACGGGCCGCGCATGACCGATGCCCAGTTCACCCCGCACGAGCTGTCCCTGATCGTGGAGCAGGCACACGCCCTGGGACTTCCGGTCGCGGTGCACGCCTACACCTCCGAGGTCATCGCCGCGGCGGTCGAGGTCGGGGTGGACACCGTGGAGCACTGCACCTTCATGGGCCCCGACGGCGCGGTGGATCTGCGGGACTCCGTGGCCGCGACCATGGCCGCGCGCGACATCGCCGCCTCCCCGGCGCTGCCCTCCCAGTGGCGCGCCATGTGGGACAAGCTCGGTCCCGAGCGCTCCCAGCGCATCGCCGAACGGCTGCGCTGGTTGCGGGACCACGGGGTTCCGCTGCTGTTCGGCAGCGACGCGGGGGTGCCCGTCTCCCACCACGGGGATCCGGTCAGCACGCTGGAGCTCTACGAGCACATCGGCGTTCCGCCCGAGCAGATCCTGGAACTGGCCACCACGGCCAGCGCCCGCGGACTCGGGCTCGCCGCGGAGACCGGCGCGCTGCGGCCGGGACTGGCCGCCGACGTGGTCGTGGTCGACGGCGACCCGCTGGTCGATCTCCAGAAGCTGCGCGAGCCCGCCCTCGTGCTCAGCGCGGGACGTGCGTTCCCGGACGGGCGCCCGAGTCATCTGTAA
- a CDS encoding aldo/keto reductase, translated as MEYRQLGRSGLRVSALTLGTMTFGGEGIFGNLGDTDLAGARRQIDMCLDAGVNLIDTANMYSTGTAEEIVGAALGDKRDDVLISTKVRMAMGDGPNDAGLSRQHIIRQAEASLRRLGTDHIDLYHVHEWDGQTPLEETLEALDTLVRSGKVRYLGVSNYSGWQLMKALATADRHGYQRFVANQIYYSLESRDAEYELVPASVDQGLGILVWSPLAGGLLSGKYRRGQQSSEGRHLTEWSEPPVRDESKLYDTIEEVVEIAQSHGASPAQIALAYLLRKPAVSSLVIGARKDEQLRDNLGAAEVRLSDEEFARLDEISAPWLIYPHWHQAAVAADRFGPADRALHG; from the coding sequence GTGGAATACCGGCAGCTGGGACGTTCCGGACTTCGGGTGTCGGCGTTGACGCTGGGCACCATGACCTTCGGCGGGGAGGGCATCTTCGGCAACCTGGGGGACACCGATCTCGCCGGGGCCAGGCGGCAGATCGACATGTGCCTGGACGCCGGAGTGAACCTCATCGACACGGCCAACATGTACTCCACGGGCACGGCCGAGGAGATCGTCGGGGCGGCGCTCGGGGACAAGCGCGACGACGTGTTGATCTCGACCAAGGTGCGCATGGCGATGGGGGACGGGCCGAACGACGCGGGGCTGTCCCGGCAGCACATCATCCGCCAGGCGGAGGCGAGCCTGCGCAGGCTGGGAACCGATCACATCGACCTGTACCACGTGCACGAGTGGGACGGGCAGACTCCGCTGGAGGAGACGCTCGAGGCGCTGGACACGCTGGTGCGCTCCGGCAAGGTCCGCTACCTGGGGGTGTCGAACTACTCGGGATGGCAGCTGATGAAGGCGCTGGCCACCGCCGACCGGCACGGGTACCAGCGCTTCGTGGCCAACCAGATCTACTACTCCCTGGAAAGCAGGGACGCCGAGTACGAGCTGGTCCCGGCCTCGGTGGACCAGGGGCTGGGGATCCTGGTGTGGAGCCCGCTGGCCGGTGGGCTGCTGTCCGGCAAGTACCGGCGCGGGCAGCAGAGCTCGGAGGGCAGGCACCTCACCGAGTGGAGCGAGCCGCCCGTGCGGGACGAGAGCAAGCTCTACGACACGATCGAGGAGGTCGTGGAGATCGCGCAGTCGCACGGCGCCTCCCCCGCGCAGATCGCGCTGGCCTACCTGCTGCGCAAGCCGGCCGTGTCCTCGCTGGTCATCGGGGCGCGCAAGGACGAGCAGCTGCGGGACAACCTGGGGGCGGCCGAGGTGCGGCTCTCCGACGAGGAGTTCGCCAGGCTCGACGAGATCAGCGCGCCGTGGTTGATCTACCCCCACTGGCACCAGGCCGCCGTGGCGGCGGATCGCTTCGGTCCGGCCGATCGGGCGCTGCACGGCTGA
- a CDS encoding beta-1,3-glucanase family protein has product MFNRRAFLGGMSTAALAVPALGAAASASPRSGAPLGSQNSAAASLPLTVVNNTGEFANTSITLYIVGVNSANQHCHVTADGRLVPVAMSDNGSDGYAHYGIPLNGSGETTLSIPPMSGRIYFALDGELKFKVVESGTGEPALQYPAGWVPSDASNAVLHDTFEFTLNDRGMHCNTTMVDMFSVPSAIHLVGARDQTTGTIPAGGRQRIFSEISSIPGFENLRQGDRRVVAPGHALDLGNFSETYFDSYIDRVWEKYRSTSMSVDIGTGVYTGSVSGDKFVFDGDVGEFARPSTRDVLFCDGELAAGAAPRGPVAAILGAGFNRSALHNVTDQPASSAGDFYGTDITNHYAKVMHANTVDGKAYGFAFDDVAGFAPYVEDTAPTSVTLTLTPW; this is encoded by the coding sequence GTGTTCAACAGGAGAGCCTTCCTCGGAGGAATGTCGACCGCCGCGCTGGCCGTGCCCGCCCTCGGGGCGGCCGCGTCCGCGAGCCCCCGTTCCGGCGCGCCCCTCGGCAGCCAGAACTCCGCGGCCGCCTCGCTGCCGCTGACGGTGGTCAACAACACCGGCGAATTCGCCAACACGTCGATCACGCTCTACATCGTCGGCGTCAACTCGGCGAACCAGCACTGCCACGTCACCGCGGACGGCCGGCTGGTGCCCGTCGCCATGTCCGACAACGGATCGGACGGCTACGCCCACTACGGCATCCCGCTCAACGGCAGCGGGGAAACCACCCTCTCGATACCGCCCATGTCCGGCCGGATCTACTTCGCCCTGGACGGGGAGCTGAAGTTCAAGGTCGTCGAGAGCGGCACGGGCGAGCCCGCGCTGCAGTACCCCGCGGGCTGGGTTCCCAGCGACGCGAGCAACGCGGTCCTGCACGACACCTTCGAGTTCACCCTCAACGACAGGGGCATGCACTGCAACACCACCATGGTGGACATGTTCAGCGTGCCCTCGGCCATCCACCTGGTCGGTGCGCGGGACCAGACGACCGGGACGATCCCCGCGGGCGGACGGCAGCGGATCTTCTCCGAGATCAGCTCCATCCCCGGTTTCGAGAACCTGCGGCAGGGCGACCGCCGCGTCGTCGCCCCGGGGCACGCGCTCGACCTCGGCAACTTCTCCGAAACCTACTTCGATTCCTACATCGACCGGGTCTGGGAGAAGTACCGCTCGACGAGCATGAGCGTCGACATCGGAACCGGGGTCTACACCGGCAGCGTCTCCGGCGACAAGTTCGTCTTCGACGGCGACGTCGGGGAGTTCGCCCGCCCCAGCACCCGCGACGTGCTGTTCTGCGACGGTGAGCTGGCCGCCGGAGCCGCCCCCCGCGGACCGGTCGCCGCCATCCTCGGCGCGGGCTTCAACCGCTCCGCCCTGCACAACGTCACCGACCAGCCCGCGAGCAGCGCGGGCGACTTCTACGGGACCGACATCACCAACCACTACGCGAAGGTGATGCACGCCAACACCGTCGACGGCAAGGCCTACGGGTTCGCGTTCGACGACGTCGCAGGCTTCGCCCCCTACGTCGAGGACACCGCTCCCACCTCGGTGACGCTCACCCTCACCCCCTGGTAA
- a CDS encoding MAB_1171c family putative transporter: MALVLVTFTLLLWAGTALKGLQLLRAPDDRLLRTVASGLATAAIAFTVGRHPVEGWLDGVYPGIPSLVRNLGMTAAFYLVLSFFVYSAQQHRRAVGEMLRHRAIVGGLLALAVLTWALAPAQVRLDPRAASYEGFGHATVFQALAALATLYSVFHALRHGVRRVRTARRRHLRIGLSVLVIGLVGALLANLLSVVMTLMGIVLSPQAPALTAAQLAYVVVILFGIPGVAFGLAYPIVAGMVAATPVWWRHWRQHRALRPLWTEVTRAFPALTLRRTIGAVRPWSIHARRYRRACEIRDGLVMLAPYYPAAEREDAEGTATTERCAARLREALRVRAEARADGSEPVGGEVATVLAPRNGGGGGMDADIRWLVELSTALRRGQFVESG; encoded by the coding sequence ATGGCGCTAGTGCTTGTCACCTTCACCCTGCTGTTATGGGCCGGTACCGCGCTCAAGGGGCTCCAGCTCCTGCGGGCGCCCGACGACCGGCTGCTGCGCACGGTCGCGAGCGGCCTCGCCACGGCTGCCATCGCCTTCACCGTCGGGCGGCATCCCGTGGAGGGCTGGCTCGACGGTGTGTACCCGGGCATTCCCAGCCTCGTGCGCAACCTCGGGATGACCGCGGCCTTCTACCTCGTGCTCTCGTTCTTCGTCTACAGCGCGCAGCAGCACCGGCGAGCGGTCGGGGAGATGCTGCGCCACCGCGCGATCGTGGGCGGGTTGCTCGCGCTGGCGGTGCTCACGTGGGCGCTGGCTCCCGCGCAGGTGCGCCTCGACCCGCGTGCCGCCTCCTACGAGGGGTTCGGCCACGCCACGGTGTTCCAGGCGCTGGCCGCGCTGGCCACGTTGTACAGCGTCTTCCACGCGCTTCGCCACGGGGTGCGCCGCGTTCGGACGGCGCGGCGCAGGCACCTGCGGATCGGGTTGTCCGTCCTGGTCATCGGGCTGGTGGGGGCGCTGCTGGCGAATCTGCTGTCGGTGGTCATGACGCTGATGGGGATCGTGCTGTCCCCGCAGGCCCCGGCGCTGACGGCCGCCCAGCTGGCCTATGTGGTCGTCATTCTGTTCGGCATCCCCGGGGTGGCCTTCGGGCTGGCCTACCCCATCGTGGCGGGCATGGTCGCGGCCACGCCCGTGTGGTGGCGGCACTGGCGGCAGCACCGTGCGCTGCGTCCGCTGTGGACAGAGGTGACCCGAGCCTTCCCCGCGCTCACGCTGCGTCGGACCATCGGGGCGGTGCGCCCGTGGAGCATCCACGCCCGCAGGTATCGCCGAGCCTGCGAGATCAGGGACGGTCTGGTGATGCTGGCTCCGTACTACCCCGCCGCGGAGCGGGAGGACGCTGAGGGAACGGCCACCACCGAGCGCTGCGCCGCACGACTGCGCGAGGCGCTGCGGGTCCGCGCCGAGGCCCGTGCGGACGGCAGTGAACCCGTGGGCGGCGAGGTCGCCACCGTGCTCGCGCCCCGGAACGGGGGCGGCGGTGGGATGGACGCCGACATCCGGTGGTTGGTCGAGCTGTCCACCGCGCTGCGCAGGGGTCAGTTCGTGGAGTCGGGCTGA
- a CDS encoding alpha/beta hydrolase: MTGTGPTPQESIAAPHPDEAALPPPAFPTPEVRLLRGVPYAEPEGTRPPELDLWLPGRPNEPAPLVLFLHGGAWQRGRRDDMGVHTRNWSPGPFARIAAAGFAVACVDYRLSGESTFPAQLDDLRCALRWLVLRSAQLGVDTARTVAWGESAGGHLAALLALTHADPPLAGAVVWYGPSDLGTAREGYSPHDPRTPEARLLGSAPAADPERARAASPVAHVHASAPPFLLVHGEQDTVVACSHSTELAASLEASGARAELRTVPDTEHVWLGASAAVVDDIFEHSLGFAERLVFGTSPREAAHRPPRSTTEP; this comes from the coding sequence ATGACCGGCACCGGACCGACACCGCAGGAGTCGATCGCCGCCCCGCACCCGGACGAGGCCGCCCTGCCACCGCCCGCCTTCCCGACTCCGGAGGTGCGCCTGCTGCGCGGAGTGCCCTACGCCGAGCCGGAAGGCACCCGGCCACCGGAGCTCGACCTGTGGCTGCCCGGCCGCCCGAACGAGCCGGCGCCGCTGGTGCTGTTCCTGCACGGAGGCGCTTGGCAGCGCGGACGGCGCGACGACATGGGGGTGCACACCCGCAACTGGTCCCCCGGCCCGTTCGCCCGCATCGCCGCGGCGGGCTTCGCCGTGGCCTGCGTGGACTACCGGCTCAGCGGCGAATCCACCTTCCCCGCCCAGCTGGACGACCTGCGCTGCGCGCTGCGGTGGCTCGTACTCCGCTCCGCGCAGCTCGGCGTCGACACCGCGCGAACCGTGGCCTGGGGCGAGTCGGCGGGTGGGCACCTGGCCGCGCTGCTGGCCCTCACGCACGCGGACCCGCCCCTGGCCGGCGCCGTCGTGTGGTACGGGCCCAGCGACCTGGGCACGGCCCGCGAGGGCTACTCCCCGCACGATCCGCGCACGCCCGAGGCCCGACTGCTCGGCTCCGCTCCCGCCGCGGATCCCGAGCGGGCCCGCGCGGCCAGCCCCGTCGCGCACGTCCACGCCAGCGCTCCGCCGTTCCTGCTCGTGCACGGCGAGCAGGACACCGTGGTGGCGTGCTCGCACAGCACGGAGCTGGCCGCCTCCCTGGAGGCCAGCGGGGCGCGAGCCGAACTGCGGACGGTTCCGGACACCGAGCACGTCTGGCTCGGCGCCTCCGCGGCGGTGGTCGACGACATCTTCGAGCACTCGCTCGGCTTCGCCGAACGTCTCGTGTTCGGCACGAGCCCCCGGGAAGCGGCACACCGACCGCCCCGGTCCACGACCGAACCGTGA
- a CDS encoding helix-turn-helix domain-containing protein, with amino-acid sequence MRRHHADEHGSSVFVSRLRRLFDEVTYVDDSGRRRRYSNNYVGERTGLSRSYIDGLRNGRNTNPGLNVLTALAGFFNDHRAPDTAPVTVSFLAGDDGESHGIDDETLRARLIDRDVRAIALRAGEASPLTRRQILAMLDVLEDDAPRRGQPDSTN; translated from the coding sequence ATGCGCAGGCATCATGCCGACGAGCACGGCTCCTCCGTGTTCGTGTCCCGACTGCGCAGACTCTTCGACGAAGTCACCTATGTGGATGATTCCGGGCGGCGTCGTCGATACTCGAACAACTACGTCGGCGAGCGGACCGGTCTGTCCCGCAGCTACATCGACGGTCTGCGCAACGGGCGCAACACCAACCCCGGTCTGAACGTCCTGACCGCGCTGGCCGGCTTCTTCAACGACCACAGGGCTCCGGACACCGCACCGGTGACCGTGAGCTTCCTGGCAGGCGACGACGGCGAATCCCACGGCATCGACGACGAAACGCTCCGCGCGAGGCTCATCGACCGGGACGTCCGCGCGATCGCGCTGCGCGCGGGCGAGGCCAGCCCCCTGACACGGCGCCAGATCCTGGCGATGCTCGACGTTCTCGAGGACGACGCCCCCAGGCGAGGTCAGCCCGACTCCACGAACTGA
- a CDS encoding quercetin 2,3-dioxygenase, whose translation MTIEYATRHRQASGIPPEPDKPYFLEKGEGDRAHLFGDMFTIYAGGEQTENTFNFFTCEGPKGDIIPAHVHPDTYEVFYITAGAVRLFVEDTEGVQQEKLLTPGDFGFVPKNCPHAYRMERHHSQVVGVAAGPAGTYERFFENLGAPTEQHGLPHEPVVPPAERFAEVAHRHDVRFLPEHRWDTA comes from the coding sequence ATGACCATCGAGTACGCCACCCGCCACCGGCAGGCCTCGGGCATCCCGCCCGAACCGGACAAGCCCTACTTCCTGGAGAAGGGCGAAGGCGACCGGGCGCACCTGTTCGGCGACATGTTCACCATCTACGCAGGCGGCGAGCAGACCGAGAACACCTTCAACTTCTTCACCTGCGAGGGCCCCAAGGGCGACATCATCCCGGCACACGTGCACCCCGACACCTACGAGGTCTTCTACATCACCGCGGGAGCCGTGCGCCTGTTCGTCGAGGACACCGAAGGCGTCCAGCAGGAGAAACTGCTGACACCGGGCGACTTCGGCTTCGTGCCCAAGAACTGCCCGCACGCCTACCGCATGGAGCGCCACCACAGCCAGGTCGTCGGAGTCGCGGCGGGCCCGGCGGGAACCTACGAGCGGTTCTTCGAGAACCTCGGCGCCCCCACCGAGCAGCACGGGCTGCCCCACGAGCCCGTCGTTCCCCCTGCGGAGCGCTTCGCCGAGGTGGCCCACCGCCACGACGTGCGCTTCCTGCCCGAGCACCGCTGGGACACGGCATGA
- a CDS encoding carboxylate-amine ligase: MVEKHTLGVEEEFHLVDSTTGKPSESGPQMARERSGITGSGQVDPELLSSQVELSTPVCSELDELRSALVRLRNDLVETAGRRGERLVASGTYPDSHRSVITPKQRYEEMLARFGVVAREQVVCGCHIHVGVSDPDLAVAVMNRARPWMATLLALSANSPFWRGEDTNYDSYRAQIWWQWPSSGMPGICESYAEYVATTQQLVDVGVLQDRGMLYWDVRPSEHLATVEFRICDVVPRPEHTVMLAGLARALTARCVAEERHGTPLSRTTPELECAARWRAARSGLSGELVDPATARAHPAAEQVHRLLDYLDPTLEAYGDREAVRDQVTRLLRSGTSASRQRAAFRPRNSLHDVLEAATVVPTER, from the coding sequence GTGGTCGAGAAACACACCCTGGGTGTGGAAGAGGAGTTCCACCTCGTCGACTCCACCACCGGGAAGCCCTCCGAGTCGGGGCCGCAGATGGCCCGCGAGCGGTCGGGGATCACCGGATCGGGACAGGTGGACCCGGAACTGCTGTCCTCCCAGGTCGAGCTGTCCACCCCGGTCTGCTCCGAGCTGGACGAGCTGCGCTCGGCGCTGGTCCGGCTGCGGAATGACCTCGTCGAGACGGCGGGACGGCGCGGGGAGCGCCTGGTGGCCAGCGGCACCTACCCCGATTCGCACCGCTCGGTGATCACCCCGAAGCAACGTTACGAGGAAATGCTCGCCCGCTTCGGTGTGGTCGCCCGCGAACAGGTGGTGTGCGGCTGTCACATCCACGTGGGGGTCAGCGATCCCGATCTCGCCGTGGCCGTGATGAACCGGGCACGTCCGTGGATGGCGACGCTGCTGGCGCTCTCGGCGAACTCGCCGTTCTGGCGGGGCGAGGACACCAACTACGACAGCTACCGCGCGCAGATCTGGTGGCAGTGGCCCAGCTCGGGCATGCCGGGGATCTGCGAGTCCTACGCCGAGTACGTGGCAACGACGCAGCAGCTGGTCGACGTCGGGGTGCTGCAGGACCGCGGGATGCTCTACTGGGACGTCCGCCCCTCCGAGCACCTCGCCACCGTGGAGTTCCGGATCTGCGACGTGGTTCCGCGGCCGGAGCACACCGTGATGCTGGCGGGACTGGCGCGGGCGCTGACCGCCCGCTGCGTGGCCGAGGAACGCCACGGGACCCCGCTGTCGCGGACCACGCCGGAACTGGAGTGCGCCGCCCGCTGGCGCGCGGCCCGCTCCGGCCTCTCCGGCGAGCTGGTCGACCCGGCCACGGCACGGGCCCACCCCGCCGCCGAGCAGGTGCACCGCCTGCTGGACTACCTCGATCCGACGCTGGAGGCCTACGGCGACCGCGAAGCGGTGCGGGACCAGGTCACGCGCCTGCTGCGCAGCGGAACGAGCGCGAGCCGGCAACGCGCGGCCTTCCGCCCCCGGAACAGCCTGCACGACGTGCTGGAGGCCGCCACGGTGGTGCCCACCGAGCGGTGA
- a CDS encoding glycosyl hydrolase: MINRREFIHGGILASAALTSVSGRSAAATDGTTSPGEVRTLRWPEFTHQTRPWTRWWWPGSIVTEDGLRRELDRLADNGFGGVEVQPIYEPHGYEESIREYLGAEWMRALDVTVEHAGSRNLGIDLTTGSGWTFGVPWIPPELSAGRVLVERWRLRGGQRLEGEVRTEHPPHPDLVDEERLARPEFRPPRPSIPEPPLAALIARDSGTGRTIDLTDRVDGDRKLDWTAPSGDWELTGLFSGWVLKRVERAGPGGKGLLADYFDEHSIRQHLDHFGDSLGERGQGIRALFHDSFELQGTDWTASVLEDFARLRGYAPAPYLPEVFDERSTSERRRRVLTDLRETFSDLFLERFARQWSDWSAERGWLTRNQAHGSPANLLDVYAAADIPETEYTGGDVLPVPGVRGGAQPVHSPTPLVWRMASSAAHLRGKSLVGAETMTWRDEHYHVSLSQAKPEVDLLFSAGVNHVVFHGTTYSPEEAPWPGLSFYASTELRPANTAWQQVSELNEYITRCQSVLQSGEHGNDVLVYWPQHDLWAAPHGGVESSEAPELTPDYGWKGDPWMHSHPTGADELADKLARRGWQFDWVSDRQLAEFSGSRSGIHNQHCTYAAVVVPGAELVPLETVRQLRRLAAAGAMVVFAGALPRDVPGLGRLDQRRTQLAGILHTLTSRPSDDSVEHRVGAGRAVVTTSDARLEKALADAGSVREPIADSGLKVLRRKHEKGEYRFLANLTGELVDDWFALGTLATSAAALDPLRDERGTVRMRRKDGHDHVRVRLAPGESLFLKTFRRERIDAAEYRALVPTGQRQRVGGPWRIEFLEGGPSLPRPRSLDSLASWTELGTAESEFSGTARYAVEFHADRDRAARDWLLDLGEVRETARVTLNGHHLGTAWSVPFRIPLNGALSAGRNVLEVEVTNLAANRVRALATRGTLPDSTYMQWRTAHPREWDPQPSGLLGPVELLEIER, from the coding sequence TTGATCAACCGCAGAGAATTCATCCACGGCGGCATCCTCGCGAGCGCGGCGCTGACCAGTGTTTCCGGCCGATCCGCCGCCGCGACGGACGGAACCACCTCCCCGGGCGAGGTGCGCACTCTGCGGTGGCCCGAGTTCACCCACCAGACACGCCCGTGGACCCGGTGGTGGTGGCCCGGCAGCATCGTGACCGAGGACGGGCTTCGCCGGGAACTCGACCGGCTCGCCGACAACGGATTCGGCGGGGTGGAAGTGCAACCCATCTACGAGCCTCATGGTTACGAGGAGTCCATCCGGGAGTACCTCGGCGCGGAGTGGATGCGGGCGCTCGACGTCACCGTCGAGCACGCGGGAAGTCGGAACCTGGGCATCGACCTGACGACCGGTTCGGGATGGACCTTCGGTGTACCGTGGATCCCGCCCGAACTCAGCGCCGGACGCGTGCTGGTCGAGCGGTGGCGGCTCCGAGGTGGACAGCGGTTGGAGGGCGAGGTCCGCACGGAACACCCACCGCATCCGGACCTCGTGGACGAGGAGCGACTGGCCCGCCCCGAGTTCCGGCCACCGAGGCCATCGATTCCCGAACCACCACTGGCAGCGCTCATCGCCCGTGACTCCGGAACGGGACGAACGATCGACCTGACCGACCGCGTCGACGGGGACCGGAAACTCGACTGGACCGCGCCCTCCGGCGACTGGGAACTGACGGGACTCTTCAGCGGATGGGTCCTGAAAAGGGTCGAACGGGCCGGCCCCGGCGGCAAGGGGCTGCTGGCCGACTACTTCGACGAGCACTCGATCCGCCAGCACCTGGACCACTTCGGAGACTCGCTCGGAGAGCGCGGACAGGGCATACGCGCGCTGTTCCACGACTCCTTCGAGCTGCAGGGCACGGACTGGACCGCCAGTGTCCTCGAGGACTTCGCACGATTGCGCGGTTACGCACCGGCCCCCTACCTGCCCGAAGTGTTCGACGAGCGGAGCACCTCGGAGAGGCGCAGACGCGTCCTGACCGACCTCCGCGAGACCTTCTCGGACCTGTTCCTGGAGCGCTTCGCACGCCAGTGGAGCGACTGGAGCGCCGAGCGCGGCTGGCTGACCCGGAACCAGGCGCACGGCTCCCCGGCCAACCTCCTCGACGTCTACGCGGCCGCGGACATCCCCGAAACCGAGTACACCGGCGGTGATGTCCTCCCGGTCCCCGGTGTGCGAGGCGGGGCGCAACCGGTGCACTCACCGACACCCCTGGTCTGGCGGATGGCCTCCTCCGCGGCTCACCTGCGGGGCAAGTCCCTGGTCGGAGCCGAGACGATGACCTGGCGCGACGAGCACTACCACGTGTCGTTGTCGCAGGCCAAACCGGAAGTGGACCTGCTGTTCTCCGCCGGTGTGAATCACGTGGTCTTCCACGGCACGACGTACTCACCGGAGGAGGCACCGTGGCCGGGGCTGTCCTTCTACGCCAGCACCGAACTGCGTCCGGCCAACACGGCGTGGCAGCAGGTCTCCGAACTCAACGAGTACATCACCCGGTGCCAGTCGGTCCTCCAGAGTGGGGAGCACGGCAACGACGTGCTCGTCTACTGGCCGCAGCACGACTTGTGGGCCGCCCCCCACGGAGGTGTCGAGTCCTCGGAAGCACCGGAGCTGACACCCGACTACGGGTGGAAGGGCGACCCTTGGATGCACTCGCACCCGACCGGAGCGGACGAACTCGCCGACAAGCTGGCGAGACGGGGCTGGCAGTTCGACTGGGTGTCCGACCGGCAACTGGCCGAGTTCTCCGGCAGTCGGTCCGGGATCCACAACCAGCACTGCACCTACGCCGCCGTGGTCGTGCCCGGGGCCGAACTCGTCCCCCTCGAGACGGTGCGACAGCTGCGCAGGTTGGCCGCTGCAGGCGCGATGGTCGTCTTCGCAGGCGCGCTGCCACGGGACGTCCCCGGACTGGGACGTCTCGACCAACGCCGCACGCAGCTGGCGGGGATCCTCCACACGTTGACCAGCCGGCCGAGCGACGACTCGGTCGAACACCGGGTCGGTGCCGGACGCGCAGTCGTCACGACGAGTGACGCCCGGTTGGAAAAGGCCCTGGCCGATGCCGGATCCGTGCGTGAGCCCATAGCCGACTCCGGCCTGAAAGTGCTGCGCAGAAAGCACGAGAAAGGCGAGTACCGCTTCCTGGCGAACCTGACCGGAGAGCTCGTCGACGACTGGTTCGCCCTCGGAACCCTGGCCACCTCTGCCGCCGCGCTCGACCCGCTCCGGGACGAGCGCGGCACCGTCCGGATGCGCCGGAAGGACGGCCACGACCACGTCCGGGTCCGGCTCGCCCCCGGAGAAAGCCTGTTCCTCAAGACCTTCCGACGAGAACGAATCGACGCAGCGGAGTACCGAGCACTCGTTCCCACCGGGCAACGGCAGCGCGTGGGCGGGCCGTGGAGGATCGAGTTCCTCGAGGGCGGACCGTCCCTGCCGCGGCCCCGTTCCCTCGACTCCCTCGCGTCCTGGACGGAGCTGGGAACCGCGGAGTCCGAGTTCTCCGGGACCGCGCGCTACGCGGTGGAGTTCCACGCGGACCGGGACCGCGCGGCACGCGACTGGCTCCTCGACCTCGGAGAGGTGCGCGAGACGGCCCGGGTCACCTTGAACGGGCACCACCTCGGAACCGCCTGGTCCGTTCCCTTCCGCATCCCGTTGAACGGTGCGCTCAGCGCAGGCAGGAACGTGCTGGAGGTCGAAGTCACCAACCTCGCCGCGAACCGGGTTCGAGCACTCGCGACACGTGGCACGCTCCCCGACAGCACCTACATGCAGTGGAGGACGGCGCACCCGCGGGAGTGGGACCCGCAGCCCTCGGGCCTGCTCGGACCGGTCGAGCTGCTCGAAATCGAGCGCTGA